The region GTTGATGTCACGCGCCACTTTCAGCAAATCCGGCACGGTCACGGTAAAGGCCAGTGCGGTGGAATGCAGCATCAGGATGACTTCGTTACTGTAAGCGGGCAGCGCGATGCGTAGCGCGCCCGGCAGGATGATGCAGCGATACTGTTTGAAACGCGAAAAGCCGTAGGCGCGGGCGGCTTCGATTTCGCCATGCGGCACCGAACGAATCGCGCCGGCGAAAATTTCAGTGGTATAGGCGCAGGTGTTGAGCGCCAGCGCCAGAATGGCGCAATTCAGCCCGCTGCGAAAAAACGCGTTCAGCAGGTCGGTGCCGCGCACCATTTCCAGGCTGTACACGCCGGAGTAGAACACCAGCAGTTGCACATACAGCGGCGTGCCGCGAAACACATAGGTAAAGGTCCACACCGGCAACCAGTAGCGGCGGCGGGGCGAAACGCGGGCTACCGCCAGCGGAACCGCCATCAGTCCACCAATGATCACCGACACAATCAGCAGCCACAGCGTCATCGCCAGCCCGGTGAGACGATAGCCGTCACTCCACAGCAGGGCCTGCCAGTATTGTTGCAGAATCTCACTCATAATTTACTTTCCGGACTCCCTGCGAGTAGCGTTTTTCCAGCCACCACAGCACCCCGTTGGAGAGGGTGGTAAAAATCAGATACAACACACCGGCCACGATGGCGAAAAAGAACGGATGATGGGTTCCCTTTCCAGCCAGTTGGGTGACTTTGATCACGTCGCTCAACCCCAGCAACGACACCAGCGCAGTGGCTTTGAGAATCACCTGCCAGTTGTTGCCGATCCCCGGCAGTGCAAAGCGCATCATCGACGGAAACATGATGCGGCGAAACACTTTCATCGGCGTAAAGCCAAACGCCACCGCCGCCTCAATCTGGCCGCGTGGCACCGCCAGATAAGCGCCGCGGAAGGTTTCGGTGAAATAGGCGCCGTAAATAAATCCCAGCGTAATAATCCCCGCCGCCAGCGGGTCGATATCGATCTGTTCCAGGCCAACCGCCTCGGTGAGGCTGTTGAGCACCATCTGCAGACCGTAAAAAATCAGCAGCATCAGGACCAGATCCGGCACACCGCGAATCAGGGTGGTGTAACCGGAAAAACAGCCGGACAGCAATCGATTGGACGACAGCTTCGCCGCCGCCCCCACCAGACCGATCAGCAGCGCCAGCACCAGCGAACACAACGCCAGTTGCAGCGTCATGCGGGCGCCATCCATGATTAATTCGGAATAGCCATAAAGCATTACATCAATCCGCTCAGAAAAGGCACACATCTGCCTGCACGGCGCAGGCAGAGGTTAATCAGGAAGACTTATTCGCCGTAGACGTCGAAGTCAAAGTATTTCTTGGCCAGCTTGTCGTAGGTACCGTCTTTACGCATGGCCGCAAACGCTTTATCCAGCGCGGCTTTCAGTTCGGTTTCGTTCTTACGCAGCCCCATGCCGGTACCCACGCCGAACAGTTTGTCGTCTTTCACGGCCGGGCCGGCAAACGCATACTCTTTGCCTGCGGCCTGTTTCAGGAAGCCTTCGCTGCCCGCCACTTCATCCTGGAACGCGGCGTCGATACGGCCGGCGGTCAGGTCGGCATAGATCAGATCCTGATTCTGATAGGCGACAACATCGACGCCCTTCGGCTGCCAGTACTGGTTGGCGTAAGATTCCTGCGTGGACGCCTGCAGCACGCCGACGCGCTTACCTTTCAACGCTTCCAGCGTCGGCAGAATCGGCGATCCCTTTTTGGCGATCAGACGGGCATTAGCCGCATACAGTTTGTCCGTAAAGGCAATTTCCTGCTGGCGCTTTTCGGTGATGGACAGGGAGGAAATGATGGTGTCGATCTTTTTCGCTTTCAGCGATGGGATCAGCGCGTCGAAATCACTCTCAACGAACGTGCAGTTTGCCTGAATGCGTTTGCACAATTCTTTTGCCAGATCGATATCAAACCCGACCAGTTGACCACTGGCGTCCTTGGATTCAAACGGCGCATAAGTGGGGTCGGTACCAATCTTGATATTCTTCGGAACCTCGGCGAGGGCGCTGCCTGCTGCGAATACCAGCGCAAGGGGCAAAAGTTTCAACATTTTTTTCATTGCGTTACCCTTATTTTATGATTGTGTATGCCTAAGTGATTCGTGAAATCTGACCGCTAAATTGTTGTGATGAATGCGTTTGCCGTGTGCGTTAGTCCGCACGTTGTTTGTCAAAACATAGCAAATTTTATGCCATATAGAATATGCAATTCTGCATAAAATCAGGTGTCGTGATCATGATAATCGCATCAATATAATCAATGGATTATGTCAGCTCATGCTATCGGGATAAGTAACAAGACGACGATGACTCGCATTAATTGCACAATATTGGTGCATATCAATGCACCATAAAAAATACCACGCTACAAAAAAGTGCAAGTCGTTACGCCTGTGCCGGGCAGTCCGGTGATGTACGGCATGGCTTATTATTGCAAATGAGGCGGTTACGCGCCCTGCCAGCGCGTAAACAGATCCTGAGGCAGCGCAATGTCAAACTGATCAATCACCCGGTTGACGGTCTGATCGACGATATCCTGCACAGTTTGTGGGCGGTGGTAAAACGCGGGCACCGGCGGCATGATTACCGCGCCCATTTCGGCGGCGGCGTTCATCAAGCGCAGATGACCGAGATGGAGCGGCGTTTCCCGCACGCACAGCACCAGCGGGCGACGCTCTTTCAGCACTACGTCCGCCGCGCGGGTCAGCAGGCTGTCGGTATAGCTATGGGTAATGCCGGACAGCGTCTTGATGGAACAGGGAAGAATCGCCATACCTGCCGTTTTAAACGACCCTGACGAGATGCTGGCGGCGATATCGCGGGAATCGTGCACCACATCGGCCAGCGACTGTACATCGCGCACGGTCAGTTCCGTCTCCAGCGACAGCGTTTGCCGGGCCGCCGGGCTCATCACCAGGTGAGTTTCAATTCCGGCAACCGGCTGCAGCACCTGCAACAACCGTACCCCATATATCACGCCGCTGGCGCCGGAAATACCGACAATTAGTCGCTTCATTCTCACCTCTCAGACCCACCGCAACAGAGACGGCAAAACATGTGCGCTGACTTTGCCGCATCACCAAAGGATTGGCAAGAATAACAGCGACAAAAAAGGGAGCCTACGCTCCCTTTTTTAACAACGGTCGGCGATCGATTATCACCCTTCGTTGTGCATTTCCAAATCTTCGACTTCATTCTGGCTGCGCATCGCTTTGGCATCGTCGTTACGCAGTGCTTCCAGATAATCCAGGTAGTCCTGATCCACGTCTTTGGTGACATAGACGCCGTTGAATACCGAACATTCAAACTGAACGATTTCCGGGTTGTCTTCACGCACCGCCTCGATCAGGTCATCCAGATCCTGGAAAATAAGCGCATCGGCGCCGAT is a window of Dickeya solani IPO 2222 DNA encoding:
- a CDS encoding UbiX family flavin prenyltransferase, whose product is MKRLIVGISGASGVIYGVRLLQVLQPVAGIETHLVMSPAARQTLSLETELTVRDVQSLADVVHDSRDIAASISSGSFKTAGMAILPCSIKTLSGITHSYTDSLLTRAADVVLKERRPLVLCVRETPLHLGHLRLMNAAAEMGAVIMPPVPAFYHRPQTVQDIVDQTVNRVIDQFDIALPQDLFTRWQGA
- a CDS encoding lysine/arginine/ornithine ABC transporter substrate-binding protein, coding for MKKMLKLLPLALVFAAGSALAEVPKNIKIGTDPTYAPFESKDASGQLVGFDIDLAKELCKRIQANCTFVESDFDALIPSLKAKKIDTIISSLSITEKRQQEIAFTDKLYAANARLIAKKGSPILPTLEALKGKRVGVLQASTQESYANQYWQPKGVDVVAYQNQDLIYADLTAGRIDAAFQDEVAGSEGFLKQAAGKEYAFAGPAVKDDKLFGVGTGMGLRKNETELKAALDKAFAAMRKDGTYDKLAKKYFDFDVYGE
- a CDS encoding ABC transporter permease; the protein is MSEILQQYWQALLWSDGYRLTGLAMTLWLLIVSVIIGGLMAVPLAVARVSPRRRYWLPVWTFTYVFRGTPLYVQLLVFYSGVYSLEMVRGTDLLNAFFRSGLNCAILALALNTCAYTTEIFAGAIRSVPHGEIEAARAYGFSRFKQYRCIILPGALRIALPAYSNEVILMLHSTALAFTVTVPDLLKVARDINAATYKPFYAFGIAGVMYLAVSFVLISLFRKAERRWLRHLHTRSSH
- a CDS encoding histidine ABC transporter permease HisQ, which translates into the protein MLYGYSELIMDGARMTLQLALCSLVLALLIGLVGAAAKLSSNRLLSGCFSGYTTLIRGVPDLVLMLLIFYGLQMVLNSLTEAVGLEQIDIDPLAAGIITLGFIYGAYFTETFRGAYLAVPRGQIEAAVAFGFTPMKVFRRIMFPSMMRFALPGIGNNWQVILKATALVSLLGLSDVIKVTQLAGKGTHHPFFFAIVAGVLYLIFTTLSNGVLWWLEKRYSQGVRKVNYE